One genomic region from Solwaraspora sp. WMMD792 encodes:
- a CDS encoding glycine betaine ABC transporter substrate-binding protein, which yields MFRNNPLRRAAVAATAALALGLAACGSDADSDTGSENGSDAADKSITIGYMAWDEAIAASYLWQNILEAEGYEVELTNVEAGVVYSGLASGDIDLFLDGWLPQTHASYMEEYSDDLETIGVWYDNASLSIAVPAYVDGVDSLADLADNAELFNNEIIGIEPGAGLTAATQDNVMPTYGLDGYELRTSSTPAMLAALQSAIGDEEPIVVTLWHPHWAYSNYELKDLADPEGTLGTAEEITTLARTGFSADFPEVTAMLEKFQMDDQQLGSLEDLMFNVHEGDEPAAVEAWLSENPDYLSTLGVS from the coding sequence ATGTTCCGCAACAACCCGCTACGCCGGGCCGCAGTGGCGGCCACCGCCGCCCTGGCCCTGGGGCTCGCCGCCTGCGGCAGCGACGCCGACAGCGACACCGGCAGCGAGAACGGCTCCGACGCCGCCGACAAGAGCATCACCATCGGCTACATGGCCTGGGACGAGGCGATCGCCGCCTCCTACCTGTGGCAGAACATCCTCGAGGCCGAGGGGTACGAGGTCGAGCTGACCAACGTCGAAGCCGGCGTGGTCTACTCCGGTCTGGCCTCCGGCGACATCGACCTGTTCCTGGACGGCTGGCTGCCGCAGACGCACGCCTCCTACATGGAGGAGTACAGCGACGACCTGGAGACGATCGGGGTCTGGTACGACAACGCCAGCCTGAGCATCGCCGTCCCCGCCTACGTGGACGGGGTCGACTCGCTGGCGGATCTGGCCGACAACGCCGAGCTGTTCAACAACGAGATCATCGGCATCGAGCCGGGTGCCGGCCTGACCGCCGCCACCCAGGACAACGTCATGCCGACCTACGGGCTGGACGGCTACGAGCTGCGGACCTCGTCCACCCCGGCGATGCTCGCCGCGCTGCAGAGCGCGATCGGCGACGAGGAGCCGATCGTGGTGACCCTGTGGCACCCGCACTGGGCCTACTCGAACTACGAGCTGAAGGACCTGGCCGACCCGGAAGGCACTTTGGGTACCGCTGAGGAGATCACCACGCTGGCCCGGACCGGGTTCAGCGCGGACTTCCCCGAGGTGACCGCGATGCTGGAGAAGTTCCAGATGGACGACCAGCAGCTCGGTTCGCTGGAGGACCTGATGTTCAACGTGCACGAGGGTGACGAGCCGGCCGCCGTCGAGGCGTGGCTGTCGGAGAACCCGGACTACCTGTCCACCCTGGGTGTCTCCTGA
- a CDS encoding aldehyde dehydrogenase family protein, protein MATRFRVTYATLSADNEDLHTAYEDGADRARAWLGQRLTPVVDGTARPGVDPAELVSPGDVTLKLATVTAATDQDVDAAVTAARSAAAGWAATPWPDRVAVLRRAADLISERSNEYAALMSMEVGKNRLEALGDVEESADLIRYYCDMYDKHHGFDQPMATIAANESTRSVLKPYGVWAVISPFNFPMALTAGPAGAALVAGNTLVLKPSLQGTFSAWKFFECLVDAGLPTGVAHFLPGGDDPGRALVAHPGVGGLTFTGSYETGMSIIRAFTGAYPRPVICEMGGKNAAIVSARADLDRAVSGVARSAFGFSGQKCSACSRVYVARELHDEFVTRLAERAESLVVGDPLARDTYLGPVIDAAAVRRYGEAVAHAATVGRVVTGGQVLAGVDGRPDGYYLAPAVVADVPPDDDLFQRELFVPFVAVSPVDSVDEGLDRANSVPLGLTAGFFSTDQGEIDHFLDRIEAGVVYVNRPAGATTGAWPGVQPFGGWKGSGSTGKAGGGPYYLQQFLREQSQTVVA, encoded by the coding sequence GTGGCCACACGCTTCCGGGTCACCTACGCGACCCTGTCCGCTGACAACGAGGACCTGCACACGGCGTACGAGGACGGCGCGGACCGGGCGCGGGCCTGGCTGGGTCAGCGCCTCACCCCAGTGGTCGACGGCACCGCCCGGCCCGGGGTCGACCCGGCCGAGCTGGTCAGCCCGGGTGACGTGACGCTCAAGCTGGCCACCGTCACCGCCGCCACCGACCAGGACGTCGACGCGGCGGTCACCGCCGCCCGCAGCGCGGCCGCTGGCTGGGCCGCGACCCCGTGGCCGGACCGGGTCGCGGTGCTGCGCCGGGCGGCCGACCTGATCAGCGAGCGCTCCAACGAGTACGCCGCGCTGATGAGCATGGAGGTCGGCAAGAACCGGCTGGAGGCGCTCGGCGACGTCGAGGAATCGGCGGACCTGATCCGCTACTACTGCGACATGTACGACAAGCATCACGGTTTCGACCAGCCGATGGCGACCATCGCCGCCAACGAGTCCACCCGCAGCGTGCTCAAGCCGTACGGGGTCTGGGCCGTGATCAGCCCGTTCAACTTCCCGATGGCGTTGACCGCCGGGCCAGCCGGCGCGGCACTCGTCGCCGGCAACACCCTCGTCCTCAAGCCCAGCCTGCAGGGCACCTTCTCGGCCTGGAAGTTCTTCGAGTGCCTGGTCGATGCCGGGCTGCCGACCGGTGTCGCCCACTTCCTCCCCGGCGGCGACGACCCGGGGCGGGCGCTGGTGGCGCACCCCGGCGTCGGTGGCCTCACCTTCACCGGATCGTACGAGACCGGCATGTCGATCATCCGGGCGTTCACCGGTGCCTACCCGAGGCCGGTGATCTGCGAGATGGGCGGCAAGAACGCCGCGATCGTCTCGGCCCGGGCCGACCTGGACCGGGCCGTCTCCGGCGTCGCCCGCTCCGCGTTCGGCTTCTCCGGCCAGAAGTGTTCGGCCTGCTCCCGGGTGTACGTGGCGCGGGAGCTCCACGACGAGTTCGTCACCCGACTCGCCGAGCGGGCCGAGTCGCTGGTCGTCGGCGACCCGCTGGCCCGCGACACGTACCTCGGTCCGGTCATCGACGCCGCCGCCGTACGCCGCTACGGCGAGGCCGTCGCACACGCCGCGACCGTCGGCCGGGTGGTCACCGGCGGCCAGGTGCTCGCCGGGGTCGACGGCCGCCCCGACGGCTACTACCTGGCACCGGCCGTCGTCGCCGACGTACCGCCCGACGACGACCTTTTCCAGCGCGAGCTGTTCGTGCCATTCGTTGCGGTCAGCCCGGTCGACTCGGTCGACGAGGGCCTGGACCGGGCCAACAGCGTGCCGCTGGGCCTGACCGCCGGGTTCTTCTCCACCGACCAGGGCGAGATCGACCACTTCCTCGACCGGATCGAAGCCGGCGTCGTCTACGTCAACCGGCCGGCCGGCGCCACCACCGGCGCCTGGCCCGGAGTGCAGCCGTTCGGCGGCTGGAAGGGCTCCGGCAGCACCGGCAAGGCCGGCGGCGGCCCCTACTACCTGCAGCAGTTCCTCCGCGAGCAGTCGCAGACGGTGGTGGCCTGA
- a CDS encoding glycine betaine/L-proline ABC transporter ATP-binding protein — protein sequence MEIVSAIVVKSLYKIFGKRADKALERLKTSQPDAPANLGGATAAVVDANFEVKRGEIFVVMGLSGSGKSTLIRMLNGLLTPTGGSVEIDGVDLTKLKPAALRKLRREKISMVFQHFALLPHRSVLENAGYALEAAGLPRAERRERAMEALRLVGLDRWADKLPQELSGGMRQRVGLARALAAGTDIMLMDEAFSALDPLIRREVQDQLLDLQAQLGKTIVFITHDLNEAMRLGDRIAVMRSGRIVQLGTAEEILTDPSNDYVAQFVADVDRTRILTASSVMERPLGVVDVSSGPRVAARILRETQTSAIYVTGKNKQFLGTVSDDVIDQAVRDGRRNLQDVVTTDHVRVAGEDTPVAELFTPCAESSHPLAVTDTTGRLTGVIPRITLLSALGSIGSDTGNGNGTSDGTGDDAEPTSSSEVGTITATVPDQATPADAVLSPEGDRS from the coding sequence ATGGAGATCGTGTCCGCAATCGTCGTGAAATCGTTGTACAAAATCTTCGGCAAACGTGCTGACAAGGCGCTCGAGCGCCTCAAGACCAGCCAACCCGACGCTCCGGCGAACCTGGGTGGTGCCACCGCCGCCGTCGTCGACGCCAACTTCGAGGTCAAGCGCGGCGAGATCTTCGTCGTGATGGGGCTCTCCGGGTCCGGCAAGTCCACCCTGATCCGGATGCTGAACGGCCTGCTCACCCCGACCGGCGGCTCGGTCGAGATCGACGGCGTCGACCTGACCAAGCTCAAGCCGGCCGCGCTACGCAAGCTGCGCCGCGAGAAGATCAGCATGGTCTTCCAGCACTTCGCGCTGCTGCCGCACCGCTCGGTCCTGGAGAACGCCGGCTACGCGCTGGAAGCGGCTGGTCTGCCCCGGGCCGAACGGCGGGAGCGGGCGATGGAGGCGCTGCGCCTGGTCGGTCTGGACCGCTGGGCGGACAAACTGCCCCAGGAGCTGTCCGGCGGGATGCGCCAACGGGTCGGCCTGGCCCGGGCGTTGGCCGCCGGCACCGACATCATGCTGATGGACGAGGCGTTCTCCGCCCTCGACCCGCTGATCCGCCGCGAGGTGCAGGACCAGTTGCTGGACCTGCAGGCCCAGCTCGGCAAGACGATCGTCTTCATCACCCACGACCTCAACGAGGCGATGCGCCTCGGCGACCGGATCGCCGTGATGCGCTCCGGCCGGATCGTCCAGCTGGGCACCGCCGAGGAGATCCTCACCGACCCGTCGAACGACTACGTCGCGCAGTTCGTGGCGGACGTCGACCGTACCCGCATCCTCACCGCCTCATCGGTGATGGAGCGACCACTCGGCGTCGTCGACGTCAGCTCCGGCCCCCGGGTCGCCGCCCGGATCCTCCGGGAGACCCAGACCTCCGCGATCTATGTCACCGGCAAGAACAAGCAGTTCCTCGGTACGGTCTCCGACGACGTAATCGACCAGGCGGTCCGCGACGGCCGGCGGAACCTGCAGGACGTGGTGACCACCGACCACGTCCGGGTCGCCGGGGAAGACACCCCGGTCGCCGAGTTGTTCACCCCCTGTGCGGAAAGTTCGCACCCGCTCGCGGTGACCGACACCACCGGCCGGCTCACCGGCGTGATCCCCCGGATCACCCTGCTCAGCGCGCTCGGCAGCATCGGCAGCGACACCGGCAACGGCAACGGGACCAGCGACGGCACCGGCGACGACGCCGAGCCGACCAGCTCCAGCGAGGTGGGCACCATCACCGCGACAGTCCCTGATCAGGCAACCCCGGCTGACGCAGTGCTGAGTCCGGAGGGAGACCGCTCATGA
- a CDS encoding DUF4132 domain-containing protein has translation MSVRNNTEPWRIERLRELVTAGEIVDLSWYLQTHSKQALDDKDAWKSLRLLARPDLVRLLRLMIEAASDQRRRSWTIVEVISRLARRLPDDLTEADARVIADFAVRQWRAIPPGALEVVARRLAAEGPLPEALLRLAIHLSGENAQLRRLTIELGIAPLSTEDPWAEQILTELPTLDPAWPRLLAHASTATAARPSAAWVKAARELLTQVDPDQARAVLGRWLAAASVTPQRVPDAGNADVLRGLLWLVELTGPTADQVRQVGVLVEVMLRRLPGIGPAGPKVANAAVGVLGRLDGDAALAQLARLSARLTYKGTRNEVDKALDARAAALGIGRDEIEELAVPDYGLTDVGRHEVTVGGCRVELLAGVGATAVTWHNDAGRVVKSPPTAVRRDHPQVVAEVKTLAKDVSGMLAAQSARLDRLFVARRSWSLPAWRERYLDHPLVGVLARRLVWLVNGVACGWADGALRTVDDAPVSAADDAVVQLWHPIGRPVPEVVAWREWLERHRVVQPFKQAHREVYLLTPAEELTGSYSNRFAGHVLRQHQYHALAAARGWVDKLRLMVDDTCPPTLRQLPQWGLRAEYWVEGVGDDYGADTTDSGTYLRLVTDQVRFYPIDAPGNEAHATGGGYTAGRWGAREQRAPAEPLPLDQVPPVVFSEVMRDVDLFVGVASVGNDPTWSDGGPQGRFRDYWSSYSFGELSATAQTRRDLLARLLPRLAVGGQASIDGRFLVVRGELRTYKIHLGSGNILMSPNDTYLCIVPDRTSTRSGGGHSEFLPFEGDNVLAVILSKAMLLARDTKITDVTITRQIGIAAGS, from the coding sequence ATGTCGGTCAGGAACAACACCGAACCGTGGCGCATCGAGCGGCTGCGTGAGCTGGTCACCGCTGGCGAGATCGTCGACCTGTCGTGGTACCTGCAGACACATTCGAAGCAGGCGTTGGACGACAAGGACGCGTGGAAGTCGCTGCGTCTGCTGGCCCGGCCGGATCTGGTACGCCTGTTGCGCCTCATGATCGAGGCGGCCTCCGACCAGCGCAGGCGATCGTGGACGATTGTGGAGGTCATCTCCCGGCTCGCCAGGCGGCTGCCCGACGACCTCACCGAGGCCGACGCCCGGGTCATCGCCGACTTCGCGGTCCGGCAGTGGCGCGCAATCCCGCCCGGCGCGTTGGAGGTTGTGGCCCGCAGGTTGGCTGCCGAGGGACCGCTGCCGGAGGCGTTGCTGCGGTTGGCGATCCACCTGTCCGGGGAGAACGCTCAGCTGCGGCGGCTGACGATCGAGCTGGGCATCGCGCCGCTGTCCACCGAAGACCCATGGGCCGAGCAGATTCTCACCGAGCTGCCGACTCTCGACCCGGCCTGGCCGCGGCTGCTGGCGCACGCCAGCACCGCCACCGCCGCCCGCCCGTCGGCGGCCTGGGTGAAGGCCGCGCGGGAGCTACTCACCCAGGTCGACCCGGACCAGGCCCGTGCGGTGCTGGGCCGGTGGCTGGCCGCGGCGTCGGTCACCCCGCAGCGGGTGCCGGACGCCGGCAACGCGGACGTGCTGCGTGGTCTGCTCTGGCTGGTGGAGCTGACCGGGCCGACCGCCGACCAGGTACGCCAGGTCGGCGTACTGGTCGAGGTGATGCTGCGGCGGCTGCCCGGGATCGGGCCGGCCGGCCCGAAGGTCGCCAACGCGGCGGTCGGGGTGCTGGGGCGGCTCGATGGTGACGCCGCGCTGGCCCAGCTGGCCCGGTTGTCGGCGCGGCTGACGTACAAGGGCACCCGCAACGAGGTCGACAAGGCGCTCGATGCGCGGGCCGCCGCGCTCGGCATCGGCCGCGACGAGATCGAGGAGTTGGCGGTCCCCGACTACGGGTTGACCGACGTCGGTCGGCACGAGGTGACGGTCGGTGGCTGCCGGGTCGAGCTGCTGGCCGGCGTCGGCGCCACTGCGGTGACCTGGCACAACGACGCCGGCCGGGTGGTGAAGTCGCCGCCGACGGCGGTCCGGCGTGACCATCCGCAGGTCGTGGCCGAGGTCAAGACGCTGGCCAAGGACGTCTCCGGGATGCTGGCGGCGCAGTCGGCCCGGCTGGACCGGCTGTTCGTGGCCCGACGCAGTTGGAGCCTGCCGGCGTGGCGGGAGCGTTACCTGGATCATCCGCTGGTCGGCGTCCTGGCCCGGCGGCTGGTCTGGCTGGTCAACGGGGTGGCGTGCGGCTGGGCGGACGGTGCGCTGCGCACCGTCGACGACGCCCCGGTGTCCGCCGCCGACGATGCGGTGGTGCAGCTGTGGCATCCGATCGGCCGGCCGGTGCCGGAGGTGGTCGCCTGGCGGGAGTGGCTGGAGCGGCACCGGGTGGTGCAGCCGTTCAAGCAGGCCCACCGCGAGGTGTACCTGCTGACCCCGGCGGAGGAGTTGACCGGCAGCTACTCGAACCGGTTCGCCGGGCACGTGCTGCGCCAGCACCAGTACCACGCGCTCGCCGCCGCCCGGGGCTGGGTGGACAAGCTGCGGTTGATGGTCGACGACACCTGTCCGCCGACGTTACGGCAGCTGCCGCAGTGGGGGCTGCGGGCGGAGTACTGGGTGGAGGGGGTCGGCGACGACTATGGTGCCGACACCACCGACAGCGGTACGTACCTGCGGCTGGTCACCGACCAGGTGCGGTTCTATCCGATCGACGCCCCCGGCAACGAGGCGCACGCCACCGGCGGCGGGTACACCGCCGGCCGGTGGGGCGCGCGGGAGCAGCGAGCACCGGCGGAGCCGCTGCCGCTGGACCAGGTGCCACCGGTGGTGTTCAGCGAGGTGATGCGCGACGTCGACCTGTTCGTCGGGGTGGCCAGCGTCGGCAATGACCCGACCTGGTCCGATGGCGGCCCTCAGGGCCGGTTCCGGGACTACTGGTCTTCCTACAGTTTCGGGGAGTTGTCGGCGACGGCGCAGACCCGCCGGGATCTGCTGGCCCGGCTGCTGCCCCGGCTGGCGGTGGGCGGCCAGGCCAGCATTGACGGCCGGTTCCTGGTGGTCCGAGGTGAGCTGCGCACCTACAAGATCCACCTGGGTTCGGGGAACATTCTGATGAGCCCGAACGACACCTATTTGTGCATCGTGCCGGACCGGACGTCGACCCGGTCGGGGGGCGGCCACAGCGAGTTCCTGCCGTTCGAGGGAGACAACGTTCTCGCTGTCATCCTCAGCAAGGCCATGCTGCTGGCCAGGGACACCAAGATCACCGACGTGACGATCACCCGGCAGATCGGGATCGCCGCCGGTTCATGA
- a CDS encoding proline/glycine betaine ABC transporter permease: MNAADGIDSFLPYVKIGSAFEVIVDWTTEHMGALFDGISSFVESLVDPLVDVLTAPPAIVVVLIFAALGWWLRGWKFGIGTAVGLGIVAGMPYWEETMSTLALVLVASGLSLAIAVPLGILIAENQRMAALTRPVLDLMQTLPAFVYLIPAIFYFGIGAVPGVIATVVFSMPPGVRLTQLGLRQIDREVIEAGEAFGASPWAILLRTKLPLALPTIMQGVNQVIMLALSMVVIAGMVGAGGLGEVINTALARIQVGQGFEGGIAVVILAVVLDRLTDSIGARTRSAKAQRALQEA; the protein is encoded by the coding sequence ATGAACGCCGCCGACGGCATTGACAGCTTCCTGCCGTACGTCAAGATCGGCTCGGCGTTCGAGGTCATCGTCGACTGGACGACCGAGCACATGGGTGCGCTCTTCGACGGGATCTCGAGCTTCGTCGAGTCGCTGGTGGATCCCCTGGTCGACGTACTGACCGCACCGCCGGCGATCGTCGTGGTGCTGATCTTCGCGGCGCTCGGCTGGTGGCTGCGCGGGTGGAAGTTCGGCATCGGCACCGCCGTCGGGCTGGGCATCGTCGCCGGCATGCCCTACTGGGAAGAGACCATGAGTACGCTGGCGTTGGTGCTGGTGGCGAGCGGTCTGTCGCTGGCGATAGCGGTCCCACTCGGGATCCTGATCGCGGAGAACCAGCGGATGGCGGCGTTGACCCGCCCGGTGCTCGACCTGATGCAGACGTTGCCGGCGTTCGTCTACCTGATCCCGGCGATCTTCTACTTCGGCATTGGCGCCGTCCCCGGGGTAATCGCTACGGTGGTGTTCAGTATGCCGCCGGGGGTCCGGCTGACCCAGCTGGGCCTGCGACAGATCGACCGCGAGGTGATCGAGGCCGGTGAGGCGTTCGGCGCGTCGCCCTGGGCGATCCTGCTCCGTACCAAGTTGCCGCTCGCCCTGCCGACCATCATGCAAGGGGTCAACCAGGTGATCATGCTGGCGTTGTCGATGGTCGTCATCGCCGGGATGGTCGGGGCCGGCGGCCTCGGCGAAGTGATCAACACCGCACTCGCCCGGATCCAGGTCGGCCAGGGCTTCGAAGGCGGCATCGCCGTGGTGATCCTGGCCGTGGTGCTCGACCGGCTGACCGACTCGATCGGGGCCCGTACCCGGTCGGCGAAGGCGCAGCGGGCGCTACAGGAAGCCTGA